A section of the Nitrospira sp. genome encodes:
- a CDS encoding zinc ribbon domain-containing protein gives MPIFEYVCKECNHRFELLVRGDVVPACPACKGTGLDKQFSAFGVGATGGWPVTSSSGGGCGSCGDPRGPGSCSMN, from the coding sequence ATGCCCATATTCGAGTACGTCTGTAAGGAATGCAACCATCGGTTTGAACTGCTGGTCCGGGGCGACGTCGTGCCGGCCTGTCCCGCGTGCAAGGGCACGGGCCTCGACAAGCAGTTTTCCGCCTTCGGAGTCGGCGCAACCGGCGGATGGCCAGTCACCTCCAGTTCCGGCGGTGGCTGTGGTTCCTGCGGGGATCCTCGCGGCCCCGGTTCCTGTTCGATGAACTGA